From one Brachypodium distachyon strain Bd21 chromosome 4, Brachypodium_distachyon_v3.0, whole genome shotgun sequence genomic stretch:
- the LOC104584983 gene encoding POU domain, class 4, transcription factor 1, with amino-acid sequence MATIANHGGRGNGGGGGGFTGFPAGRNGFERGGYSGSNQGDFDAPGGRAGDYSDFGYGGGRGGHGYDDGRGGYDDGHGTGYRAVEVAAAATIVGGVVAMMAAVSTLAEGIQTTTTVMAEVALATIASAGMSSAGVVVLADVAVVRPRAVVVAADRLLVQKDRR; translated from the coding sequence ATGGCTACGATCGCGAATCATGGTGGTCGTGGGaacggcggaggcggtggtggttTCACCGGTTTTCCGGCCGGCCGGAATGGCTTCGAGCGAGGTGGTTACTCCGGCAGCAACCAAGGCGATTTCGATGCGCCTGGTGGTCGTGCTGGCGACTACTCTGACTTCGGGTACGGAGGTGGCCGTGGTGGCCACGGTTATGACGATGGTCGTGGCGGCTACGATGATGGCCACGGCACTGGCTACAGGGCAGtcgaggtggcggcggcggctacgaTAGTCGGGGGGGTGGTGGCTATGATGGCGGCGGTTTCCACCCTGGCCGAGGGGATTCAAACTACAACGACCGTAATGGCGGAGGTGGCACTGGCTACCATAGCAAGCGCTGGTATGAGTTCTGCGGGGGTCGTGGTGTTGGCAGACGTGGCCGTGGTGCGTCCACGGGCCGTGGTCGTGGCCGCGGATCGGCTGTTGGTGCAAAAGGACAGACGGTAA